The genomic region TACTGGCTCGGCGGCGACTGGTGGGGCGCGGGACCCGGCGCGCATAGCCACGTCGGCGGGGTCCGCTGGTGGAACGTCAAGCACCCCAGCCGCTACGCCGCCCTGCTCGCCGAGGGTCACTCACCGGCGGCGGGCCGGGAGACGCTGACCGCGCAGGACCGGGACGTGGAGCGCATCCTGCTGGAGCTGCGGCTGGTCGAGGGCCTGCCGGTGACGGTGCTGGACGAGGCGGGCCGCCGCGAGGCCGGGGTGGCCGCCGCGGACGGGCTGCTCGACGCGGCGAGCCTGGCGGGCGGGCGCTGCGTGCTCACCGACCAGGGCCGGTTGCTGGCCGACGCGGTGGTCCGGCGACTGGTGCCGTGAGCTGGCGCGGCCACGAGTTTTAAAGTAGTTTGCAGCTATGACCACAAGCGCGCCGGAGGTCAACTTCTCCGACCTGTCCAACAAGCCGGTCGACACCGTGCGCAAGCTGCAGGAGTCGCCGAGCCGGTCGGTGCGCGTCCACCGCAGGGGCGGTGAGGAAGACCTGGTGCTGGTCACCGCCAGCCGGGCCGCCGAGGTGCGGGAGGTCGTCTCCACCACCACCGCCCTGTTCGTCGCGCTCATGCAGCACAGCGCCGAGGTCAGGGACCTGGTCACCGAGGTGATGCCGACCGCCTTCCCGTGGGTGCGCTTCCTGCCGAGGGAGGACGTGCGGGCCTTCGTGGTCGAGCTGGTCGACATCCTGGAAGCGGCGAACTCCCTCGGCAATCCCGCCCCGGTGGTGCAGCTGATCACCGAATGGCGGCACACCGCCGAGGTGCACGCCGATCCCGAACTGCTGGCCACCCTGCGCAAGGACGGCGAGGACCTCGGCGAGGTCCCGGCGCCGGAGGCGACGCAGGCGTGAGTCCGAAGAAAGGCGATCCGGTCGCACCCCCGGCGATCGGCGCGGAGTGGCAGATCCGGTTCAGCACCACCGAGGCGGTCAAGGGTTGGCAGGACCTGGAGAACACCGCCCCCGGCAACCTGCGCAAGGCATGGGAGACGATGCGCGCGGAACCCGGTCCTGGACCGGGCAAGCCGACCAGCAGGCACCACCAGCTCCGCCGCTCGCTGGCCACCGGCAGCCACGGCGGCCGCACCCTGCCGCAGTGGCAGATCGAGGTCACCGGAGGCGGCCGGATCTGGTACCTGCTCGACGAGGACCGGCACACCGTCTGGGTGCAGGCAGCCTGCGCCGGGCACCCCAAGGCCACGGACTAACCCAGCGCCAGCACCCGGACGTGGATGAAGTTGCGCTGCTGGAGCGCCGCCCGCACCGCCCGGTGCAGCCCGTCCTCCAGGAACATCTCCCCGCGCCACTGGACCGCGTGGGCGAACAGGTCGCCGAAGAAGGTCGAGTCGGAGCTGAGCAGGCGGTCCAGCTCCAGCACCTTCTTCGTGGTCACCAGCTCGTCCAGCCGGACCGGCCGGGGCGGGATCTTCGCCCACTCCCTGGTACTCAGCCCATGGTCCGGGTACGGCCGCCCGTCCCGGACGTCCTTGAAGATCACCCCGGCCTCCCTGCCAGCACTCGCGCGTAGCACCCCACACCAGACCCTAGACTTGCAAGCGACAGGGAGGTGACGCGCGGTGAACACAGGGTCGCCGGACGACCGCCGCTTCGAGGTGTTGCGGGCGATCGTCGCCGACTACGTCAACACCCAGGAGCCGGTCGGGTCCAAGGCGCTGGTCGACCGGCACAACCTCGGGGTGTCCAGCGCGACGGTGCGCAACGACATGGCGGTGCTGGAGGAGGACGGCTACATCACCCAGCCGCACACCAGCGCCGGCCGGGTGCCCACGGACAAGGGCTACCGGGTCTTCGTGGACCGGCTGACCGAGGTCAAGCCGCTGTCCACGGCCGAGCGCAGGGCGATCCAGGCGTTCCTGGACGGGGCGATGGACCTGGACGACGTGCTCCGGCGCAGTGTGCGGCTGCTGGCGCAGCTGACCAGGCAGGTGGCCGTGGTGCAGTACCCGACGCTGACCCGGTCCTCGGTCCGGCACATCGAGGTGGTGCCGATCACGCAGGCCAGGCTGATGCTGGTGACCATCACCGACACCGGCCGGGTCGAGCAGCGCATGGTCGACCTGGGCGATGTGATCAGCACCGAGGACGTGGCCAGGGTGCGCTCCGTGCTCAACTCCACCCTGGTCGGGCGCAGGCTCGCCGATGCCTCCGCGCGGGTGGCCGAGCTGCCGGAGTCGGCGCCGAGTGAGCTGCGCGACATCATGATCCGGGTGTGCACCGCGCTGATCGAGTCGCTGGTGGAGCATCCGGAGGAGCGGCTGCTGCTCGGCGGCACCGCGAACCTGACCCGCAACGTGGCCGACTTCCCCAACTCCCTGCGCAGTGTGCTGGAAGCCTTGGAGGAGCAGGTCGTCGTGCTCAAGCTGCTGCAGGCGGCGCACGACCAGTCGACGATCACGGTGCGGATCGGGGAGGAGAACGAGGCCGAGGAGATGCGCAGCACCTCCGTGGTCTCCATCGGCTACGGCTCCTCCGCGGGCACCGTGCTCGGCGGCATGGGTGTGGTGGGGCCGACAAGAATGGACTACCCGGGAACGATGGCGGCTGTCCGCGCCGTTGCCGCATATGTGGGAGACATCCTGGCCGGCCGCTGAGCGGCGGCTGGCTGAGGGAAGAAGGACTGGGAGACGGTGGCAAGGGACTACTACGGCACTCTCGGCGTGCGTTCGGACGCGTCGCAAGAGGAGATCAAGCGGGCGTACCGCAAGCTCGCCCGCGAGCTGCACCCGGACGTGAACCCGGAGGAGAGTGCCCAGCAGCGTTTCCGTGAGGTGACCGCGGTCTACGAGGTGCTCTCCGACCCGGAGAAGCGCAAGATCGTCGACCTCGGCGGTGACCCGCTCTCGCCCGGTGGCGGCGGGGGTGGCGGACGCGGCGGCATGGGCGACCCGTTCGCCGGGTTCGGCCTCGGCGACATCATGGACGC from Crossiella sp. CA-258035 harbors:
- a CDS encoding type II toxin-antitoxin system VapB family antitoxin, which encodes MIFKDVRDGRPYPDHGLSTREWAKIPPRPVRLDELVTTKKVLELDRLLSSDSTFFGDLFAHAVQWRGEMFLEDGLHRAVRAALQQRNFIHVRVLALG
- the hrcA gene encoding heat-inducible transcriptional repressor HrcA produces the protein MNTGSPDDRRFEVLRAIVADYVNTQEPVGSKALVDRHNLGVSSATVRNDMAVLEEDGYITQPHTSAGRVPTDKGYRVFVDRLTEVKPLSTAERRAIQAFLDGAMDLDDVLRRSVRLLAQLTRQVAVVQYPTLTRSSVRHIEVVPITQARLMLVTITDTGRVEQRMVDLGDVISTEDVARVRSVLNSTLVGRRLADASARVAELPESAPSELRDIMIRVCTALIESLVEHPEERLLLGGTANLTRNVADFPNSLRSVLEALEEQVVVLKLLQAAHDQSTITVRIGEENEAEEMRSTSVVSIGYGSSAGTVLGGMGVVGPTRMDYPGTMAAVRAVAAYVGDILAGR